The Mastacembelus armatus unplaced genomic scaffold, fMasArm1.2, whole genome shotgun sequence region ccacaaaaataTGATTCCCTCTAAGTAAACGAAAAGACAACTAATCAAATAATCAAGTTAAATTGTCTGGATTATTTTACTTATCCAAATAATTATAATGGCCATCCCTAGTATCAAAGTGGGTATTAATTAATAACCCCAAAAGATGCATTTATTTCAGTATccctctctttttgtctctgcagtgtAATAGCAGCTTGCTGTCTCTCAGGCTGTCGGGTAATAAAATTGGAAACAGAGGAGCAATGCACCTGGCCAGCATGCTGCAGGTGAACAACACCCTGCAGGAGCTTGAGCTAGCTGACTGCGATCtggtaaacagacacacagaatgACTTATAACAACATTGCTCTATATCCTTTGTTTGTAAAGTGTGTAAAGGCTTAGATTTTTGTGGTAATACCAAATatatgtatgaaaaaaaattgaattttttaatttgtaaaaaacagattttattgtCAGAGCAGTTATCCTGTTCATCCAGGGAAGGTTCAGACCTACCAATCAGCAGCTATTTTCTTTGACTGCCTCTGTCCTTTTAGGCCACTCAGAGTGTGATAGCACTTGCCATTGTGTTGAAAAGCAACAAGACTCTTTGCTCTGTCGACATCAGCCGACCACTGCTTTTCAGCCACCAGGTGCAAAGAAGATCAACAAGGTTTTGGTATAAGGCCCAAAATACGTCAGCAGGATATATGACTCTCTGTCCGTCTCTCAGGAGGAGTGGGCAGTGCACTTCTCTGAGATGCTTGCGGTGAACAGCAGGCTGGTGGAGCTCCACATAGGGAAGATGGAGATGACTGACACTGGGATGGAGAGGCTGAGTGAAGGCCTGAGACTCAACCACAGCTTGCGCTACCTGGACCTGCGGTGGTAGGAACAAACATCAGACATTCTAATCAGTAACACGTCAGCCACTGGAGGctgatatatttatattcataacacttttttaaataaacagactgTTAATCTTCCTTTGATCTAGCTGATATTTTCATTGTATGTAGTAACCGTGTGACTCGTGACGGTGTACGCCATCTCGCCCAAGTGCTGAAGCAGAACCCGACCCTGGAGATCATAGATCTGTCATCCAATCGGATTGAAGATGAGGGGGCCATGTACTTGAGTGAAGCCATCACCTGGCCGGGCTGTGGCCTGAGAGAGTGAGTCTAACACACTGAGACAGTATTGTTCTTGCACTGTTAATGAACCATTAAAAAGTAAGAGGGACAGTCCAAACACTTGCTTTCAAACTTTATCAGAAAGTCATATCAAACATGAGTTTGCTTTTAAGAAATATTCAGATTCCCTTAAAATGGAGCCATGTTTACTTCTAGAGGTGAAGTTATCTGGTATTTGATTTTTATGGGCCTGAAGTGTATTAAGGTATTCAATATTACTCATATTTTACGACATCCATGGGCACAAAAGGTTAGAGGCCTGAAGAAGAAGCAATATCCAGTTTCAATTATTCTAATTATTTACACCTCCTAAAAGGTCTAAATAGGAGAATGTTCTATTTTTCCTTTAGAAGTGTTCAATTTTTATAAACTCTTAGAAGCCTGAAAGTATCCTGTATTtaactaaacagaaaaaaatgcacaaaattaAGGAAGGTACAAACTTTACGTAACATGTATCTTTGTTTAGTTGTTTATTACCTGTTGAGCCATCAGATTTCTATAACAGTGGTGACAAACTCCAGTCCTCGCAGGTCAtggtcctgcttgttttccaactatccctgcccttgcagcttctgattgactaaACACTtcgatccaggtaatcagcagtgggcagggcagggagagttggaaaacaagcaggacagtggccctcaagaACTGGAGTTTGACGTCTGTCCCCTAGGACATTTTGTAGGGTCCTGACTTCCTGATAGGGAACTATATTTTTACAGCCACTATCAGACCGCACTGTCTCTAACTATTTACATGTGACATTGTCTGTCAGACTATCTGTCAACAGTAACAATATCAGGACAGAGGGTTTACTGTCTTTGGCTCAGGCCAGGAAAGGTGCCACTACTCTAACAAACATCTACATCTGGGGAAACCACCTGGATGAACCTGTCTGCCAGGTAACTTACACACACATGGTATGCATCCTAGATACACTAactaaaattttatttatgaaaCCTACACCATTGCTCCCCCAGGCCTTCAGAGAGCTGATATCCAGTGGACGCTTGCTGCCAGAGCAGACAGATGTCAGTGTGTACGAGGTAGATGGCCAAGTGTTTCTGGCAGAAGTCTTCCAAGGTTTGAGGAGACATTACAGCTCAAACAGTGATCTCATAGACAAATGCTTGGACTCCAGCACTGCACCAAATGCTGAGACCCAACAACAGATATAAAAGAGACACCAaccagaaaatattaaatacaaatatgcCAAAGCCATATATTCTCAAGCATTTggtgataaaataaatgtattgaaCAACAAACCGTTTCTTGTGAGATTGTTTTTAATCAAGATGCATCCAAAATAGACATCTGTATCTTGAGATCtttcttatttaaatgtatcatgcactgttaaaacatgcaaaatgtgAACTGCAAAGATTTAAGTTTctgaaaacacactgcagtgcAAGTGTTAAGTGCACCTGAGTTCATTTAATATTGTACACAAGCTAAGTCCATTTTCCATGATTAACAAAACTGGTCACACAAAAGAAAGGCTATGTATTCAGTCACTGAGCTTTTGATTATATCACACAGTCTTCCTCGGCATAGGGTGTTGGTCCAGTCATAAAAGCTTTTTTGGAGCTTTTAATCATTTCACACAGACCTCCTCAGCAGATTGGGTTTGTGCAGTTATATTTGATTTCTCTGCAATTTATGTTCAACCTGATAAAGATGCTCAGACTTTCAAATCATCATGTCACAGCTGTAGTTTCTCTGGTATGTAGTTTgagtattttaaaattattataaatatgtttatctTATTCTATAAACACTTCCAGGCAGTAATTTACTGTAATGTCtccaaaattaaaacacaaaacaaatactgttAGACAGCACTGTTGCAGAAGTTCCCACAAATGTGCTGCACTTGtaggtttctttgctttcactcttcacctggagagtctggagactgtgctgctgttcatcatttgttcttttcttccacAGCCTGGAAGTAGTTTTTGTCTCATTATCCTGACTCCCTGTGTTCATTGTCTTTTCCTCACCATTATAATAGTAAAATCCAGTACTACTACCTGCTGGGCTGTATTGTCCAAATAATACTTCAGTGTAGTGTAGTAACACAGTCTTTTCCAACACTGCCTTTATACACTCA contains the following coding sequences:
- the lrrc34 gene encoding leucine-rich repeat-containing protein 34 isoform X1 yields the protein MANENILEFYEAVCREHQIKINPHVLEVLKESTAPKKLVLKLSGNNRQVQRLNNDDIFVLSKCLQNNTRVTSLDVCYNNITDKGVGHLADLLQGENSSLCSLDLKFNDIQTDGAEALAKSLQCNSSLLSLRLSGNKIGNRGAMHLASMLQVNNTLQELELADCDLATQSVIALAIVLKSNKTLCSVDISRPLLFSHQEEWAVHFSEMLAVNSRLVELHIGKMEMTDTGMERLSEGLRLNHSLRYLDLRCNRVTRDGVRHLAQVLKQNPTLEIIDLSSNRIEDEGAMYLSEAITWPGCGLRELSVNSNNIRTEGLLSLAQARKGATTLTNIYIWGNHLDEPVCQAFRELISSGRLLPEQTDVSVYEVDGQVFLAEVFQGLRRHYSSNSDLIDKCLDSSTAPNAETQQQI
- the lrrc34 gene encoding leucine-rich repeat-containing protein 34 isoform X2 encodes the protein MANENILEFYEAVCREHQIKINPHVLEVLKESTAPKKLVLKLSGNNRQVQRLNNDDIFVLSKCLQNNTRVTSLDVCYNNITDKGVGHLADLLQGENSSLCSLDLKFNDIQTDGAEALAKSLQCNSSLLSLRLSGNKIGNRGAMHLASMLQVNNTLQELELADCDLEEWAVHFSEMLAVNSRLVELHIGKMEMTDTGMERLSEGLRLNHSLRYLDLRCNRVTRDGVRHLAQVLKQNPTLEIIDLSSNRIEDEGAMYLSEAITWPGCGLRELSVNSNNIRTEGLLSLAQARKGATTLTNIYIWGNHLDEPVCQAFRELISSGRLLPEQTDVSVYEVDGQVFLAEVFQGLRRHYSSNSDLIDKCLDSSTAPNAETQQQI